The bacterium DNA segment ACCGCGGTCATGCGGGGCAAGAACAAGCGCCGCGGCCGGATTTTCGGCCGTACGCCGAACTGGAAGAAGGCGGTCGTGAAACTGGCCGCCGGGGAAAGCATCGACTTCTTTGAAGGCGTGTAACGAGAATCGAAGGAAGACCTGATGCCGTTTCGAAATTTCAAACCGACGAGTCCGAGCCGCCGCTACATGATGGTGGACAGCTTCGAGGACGTGACCAAGTCGACGCCCGAGAAGTCGCTGCTTGAACCCATGTCGCGCACCGGCGGACGCAACAATCACGGCCGCCAGACCAACGTCAACACGGGCGGCGGGCACAAGCGGCACTACCGCGTCATCGACTTCAAGCGCAACAAGCTCGACATTCCGGCGAAGGTCGCGGCGATCGAATACGACCCGAACCGCAACTGCCGCATCGCGCTGTTGCACTACGTCGACGGCGAGAAGCGCTACATCCTGGCGCCGGTCGCGTTGAAGGTCGGCGACAAGGTCGTCGCGGGCGAGGGGCTGGACATCCAGCCGGGCAACGCGATGCCGCTGCGCAGCATTCCCGACGGTACCAGCGTGCACAATATCGAAATGAAGGTCGGCAAGGGCGGGCAGGTCGCGCGTTCGGCCGGCAATTCCGCCCAGGTCATGGGCAAGGAAGGCAAATACGTCCTTCTGAAGCTTCCCTCGGGAGAGTTGCGCCGTTTTCTTGGCGAGTGCATGGCGACGATCGGCCAGGTGGGCAACGCGGACTACAGCAACATGGTGATCGGCAAGGCCGGCCGGTCGCGATGGTTCGGGCGCCGGCCGCACGTGCGCGGCGTCGCGAAGAACCCGGTGGATCATCCGATGGGCGGCGGCGAGGGCCGCTCCTCCGGCGGTCGTCATCCCTGCACGCCGTGGGGCATTCCGACCAAGGGTTACAAGACGCGTCGGCGGCACGACGCCGACAAATACGTCGTCAAGCGGCGGAAGTAAGGGGAATCGCGTTCATGGCTCGTTCCATCAAAAAAGGACCTTTCGTCGACGGCCACCTGAAGGAAAAGGCGGACCGCGCGCAGACCTCGGGCAGCCGCCAGATCATCAAGACCTGGTCCCGGCGCTCGACGATCCTGCCGGAGTTCGTCGGACTGACCTTCGCGGTCCACAACGGCAAAAAGTTCGTTCCCGTGTTCGTGACGGA contains these protein-coding regions:
- the rplB gene encoding 50S ribosomal protein L2; this encodes MPFRNFKPTSPSRRYMMVDSFEDVTKSTPEKSLLEPMSRTGGRNNHGRQTNVNTGGGHKRHYRVIDFKRNKLDIPAKVAAIEYDPNRNCRIALLHYVDGEKRYILAPVALKVGDKVVAGEGLDIQPGNAMPLRSIPDGTSVHNIEMKVGKGGQVARSAGNSAQVMGKEGKYVLLKLPSGELRRFLGECMATIGQVGNADYSNMVIGKAGRSRWFGRRPHVRGVAKNPVDHPMGGGEGRSSGGRHPCTPWGIPTKGYKTRRRHDADKYVVKRRK
- the rpsS gene encoding 30S ribosomal protein S19; translation: MARSIKKGPFVDGHLKEKADRAQTSGSRQIIKTWSRRSTILPEFVGLTFAVHNGKKFVPVFVTENMVGYKFGEFSPTRTFHGHAADRKAAKASK